A window of Glycine soja cultivar W05 chromosome 13, ASM419377v2, whole genome shotgun sequence genomic DNA:
TCACTGAAATTCTTCTTTGGTGTAATAAATCTTCTCTCTCTAGATTTCTTTGTCCGTGTCGGGATCTAGAGAGAGATTAACTAACAAGTCAACTGTCAAAAACTAACATGCACAGAATctgatctctctctctctatatatatataattgtctcTGTCTGTATTGTTTGTGTCTCTATCACActctattatataaatatatatgatgaGTGAAGTTTTATGCCTTTGGACGCTATTAATTGTGTGTGCATGTGTTAATTTCTAATGATGACAGGTAAAGGGCAGAAAAGTGGAATCGAAAGGGCTCCACTCTGTTTCTGTTTCAGGTTCGTGTGATTTTAATTGGGGTGCTTgtgttgtggttgtgggtgtatttttttaatattatatatggataatttgaaaagaaaaaaagtgatgaCTGCTGAAAGGGTACTGGTGGTTGTGTTTCTGCATCGTCCTTTGTGTGTTTTCATCAATttgctctttttgtttttgttttttttagctcCGGTGATTCTTCAATCTGGGACTCCGTTGCCTGATAGGAGGACTCTGGAATTGATCCTTGACAAGCTTCAGAAGTATGTGTTTTCCTTTTCCATTTCTCAGtgttttgttgggtttggtgTTTAACTGCTTATGGTGATGAGTGATTGCAATAGGGTGCATGTTTTTGTGAaactattttgttttctgacttGGGACTATTGTGGGGGTATGGATGATGGCAGGAAGGATACTTATGGTGTGTTTGCAGACCCCGTTGACCCGGAAGAGGTGTGTTGATTTTTATTCCTGTGAGTTGGTAAATCTTGCTTTTGGAAGACACCCGAGTTGGAAGTTCAAATTCTGTTTTTGACATGCAGCTTCCTGATTATCATGATGTGATCGAGCATCCCATGGACTTTGCCACTGTGAGGAAGAAGTTGGGAAATGGATCTTATACTACCTTAGAACAATTTGAGGTATGCAAACTTGATATACTTACGATGCTCAGACTTGAGAGCTGAGACTCAAAATGTGGGTTGTTAGCAAGACTCAGCCAAATGTAGTTAGTACTGAGCATGTAAAAAAAACCATTGTGAATGGCTAATTTCTTGATTTATTCAGCATGTTGTCAAGTTTCAACAGGTCTTTCTGTAGTATTACTTAGAGATGATCATTGCATTAGGCAACTGAGTATAAGCtgcataatttaatttcttattggTTGATGCATCATCCTGTGTTTATGGTATTGTTAAATGAATTCTGTTTGGATTTTGCTAATGTGTGCTGAAAATGGCACATGCTGCACTTGATTTTGTGTTTGATTGTAACCCACTTGATTGTCATTGAATTGTGATAGTCTATCACTCTAACTTGGTGTTAATATTACAGTTTAGCTCTTTGGAATGTGGAGctttaaatcattttatcctcatCATTTGATTTGATCATGCTTAAACTCTCTTATGAGCATGAGTTTCCTAGACCTTTTCTTGCAAAAAATGTTGTTTAATATTATCGATGACACCATCttcatataattattgattaatttgtCTATTGCCACCCATTTAGATATCATTTGTCAGAAGTCTAAAAAGCTAATGATATTTTGCATACGGTTTCTGTTTCTTCCTGTTCTTCATGGATATTACTCATGTGCTTATGCCTGAGAGGATATGATAGCTTAGATCTTGGGTTGGAAATCTTGATTTTCTAGGAAAAGAGAGGCAGTGTCTCTGGTACTACCTATAGCAATCTTGGTTTTTGGTTAAAAGTGTAGTGGAAGATTTCCTTTATTAAAGATAGTTCTTGTTCACGAAGTACTAAAATTTGTACTGGgaagaaattgattttattttattttttttataatttgtttgtctccctGACTAGTGTGGTTTTTCTTTGTACTGACAACTTGTAGATGCTTTTAAAACAATTGCAATTATGATGAATGATACTACTATTCAACAAATGTGAGAATGAACTTGCTTTACTGCTAATAGATCCCTCTATTACAAAAATTCCagaatatttatttcttttctaacACTTTGACTGTCCATTAATTTGTCTTCTTAATTGAGTAAAAATTGGAAGACAAGATTTTGCTATAATTATACTGACTGGTGAATTGTTGAATGCAGATTGATGTCTTTTTAATTTGCTCAAATGCAATGCAATACAATGCACCAGAGACTATATACCACAAACAGGTATAAAGTTCAATGCTTCCCTGTGTTCCCTTCCCCTCCCAACAAATGTGACATCAATAATTGTTTTATTGTGCTTACTGTGTGACCCCTATATTTGTCACAGGCACGATCAATACAAGAACTTGGACAGAAGAAGTTTGAGAAGTTAAGGATTGGCTTTGAACGCTCTCAGATTGAGCTTAAATCAGAACAAAAAGCAGGATCCAATTATTTGGTTAAGAAGCAACCAAAGAAGCCACTGGCACATGCCTCACAAGAACCTGTTGGCTCTGATTTCTCCTCAGGGGCAACTCTCGCTACTATTGCAGATGTACAGCCAACTTCCCATCTGATGCAAGGTGGTAGATGTGAGAGGTCTGGCAATATTGATGGTATTTTGGAGGCAAATGCTTTCTGGATTGATGCAAATCAAGAGAAAGCTGAAGATGTTTTGTCAGGTATGTCAGTAATGAGATCATGCTATTATCTTTCTCCCGTTACATTTACCCCAATTATTCCTATACATTCTGTTAAAGGAGGATACTTATGTCAAAAGCTAGTTATTCCATTTTTGATTGTGGTTCTATATTGTTTCAGGGAAAGGTCTTCTCTCTAAGTGGGGAAGGAAGTCCTTTGTGCTTGACGAAAGTCGTCGTGCATCTTATAATATGTCCAATCAACCAATTGTTAGATCAGATTCAATATTTATGACCTTTGAGAGTAAAATGAAGCATCTGGTTACTGTATGTATCAAAATGACTGAATCTTTTTCTTGTATAGTTGGCTTGCTTTTACTCACATtgtcaaaacataaaacattagaatttgtaatttttggaTACAGGTTGGACTTCATGCAGAATATTCCTATGCTAGTAGTTTGGCTCGTTTTGGTGCATCTCTAGGACCTATTGCTTGGAAAATTGCTTCGCACAGGATTCAACAGGCACTGCCTGCTGGATGTAAATTTGGTCGTGGTTGGGTTGGAGAGTATGAACCACTTCCAACCCCAATATTAAAGGTTAATAATTGTGCCCAAAAAGAAACTAGTTTGGTTATGAAGTTTCCTTCCTCTACTGAATTACCAAACAGTAACCAAAATTGTAAGAATGTGAAATCCAGCATCGAGCATCCTTTAAATGGACAGATGCTTGAGGGAAAACATCCTTCAATGCCTGATTTCAaaggaaaacctttctttggTTCTGCTGGAGTAAAACTCAGTGCTCCTGTCAACATCCTTAATCAGGAGCAGAATGCCCAATCCAGGAAATCAGGCAAGTCTGAGAAAAAGGGTTTGAAGCAAGTGGAGTTGAATTCTTTAACCTCaagtaatcaaaataataatggtCTGGTTGCAAAGTTTACAAGTAATGCTCCTGCAGTAGAGTCCAAGCCCAGAGAGATGGTGCCAAGGAACATGTTCAAACAGCCAGATACTAATGGAATTGTTAGTGGAGAGTTGCCTAATGGAAAAGTCACAAATACAAGCTTGAATATACAGGTGACTGGTTCATCACCTGAAAGTACATCACATCAATCAAGCAGAGCTGCTCCTGCTGTTGTCCATGGGCAGGAGCAGGGCCTTAGCGACCCAGTTCAGTTGATGAGAATGTTCGCAGAAAGGGCTCAAAAGCAACACACTTCTTCCAATCATTTGCTTGTTGATACTCCACCAGTGACACTATCAGGTCCATCTGGACAGAGAAATGAATTGGGAAATGCTTCAGCAGCAGCTGCCCATGCATGGATGTCTGTTGGGGCAGGAGGGTTTAAACAAGGACCCAACAATTCTAGTTCACCCAAAAATCAGATATCTGCAGATTCTTTGTACAACTCAACAAGAGAGTTGCATCAGCATATTTCAAGAATTCGGGGGGAGTTTCCCTCTGGTGGAATGCCTTTCCAACCATTTCAAGCAGTTGCTCCTCAACCTATTCACACAGGCGCTGTTTCTCAGTTTCCCAACCGGCCTATGGTTTTCCCTCAGTTAGCATCTGCTGACCAATCTAGATTTCAAATGCAGTCCCCTTGGCGAGGTCTTAGTCCTCATAGCCAGCCAAGGCAGAAACAGGAAACCCTTCCACCTGACTTGAATATTGATTTTGAATCACCAGGGTCCCCTGTAAAACAATCTTCTGGTGTCCTTGTTGACTCTCAGCAACCAGACCTAGCTTTGCAACTATGATGAGGCATTGCTGTCATGGTATGGATGTTTCCACTTGATTTGGACTGGTCATGGAATTTGCAGTTCCTGTAAATGAATGTTGAATTTTGATCCTTGAAGGCTTGCATAATAAATGTGAAAATGCCTTAGTCTACCCGGATTGGAATTTAGCACAAGGTAGTCCTGAGTTGAAATGACAGTACTGGAGACTTCGGTGGATTTAACAGAAATAACTTCACGACTTACCATAATTTCCAGATGAGGATTACCGAATCCATGAACCATGTCTCTTTTAACATAGGGTTGAAGTTGTAGAAAAAGTCCGCAAGTTGATTGATTATATTGGTAGCAGGCAAATTGCAAAATGTATTGTTGATGCCTTGTATGTATATTGTTTACAAATTGATTAAATTTGGTTGCCTAGATATTTCGTTCCATTGATGACTAATGTATCTGAATTGGTGGTAGGGCATCACTTCTTAATTATGCTATTATTTTGTACATGGGATTTACATGTTACtaatggaaagcgattgcttgcgtctttttctttatttaactcTATTTTGCACATAAGTTCCAGGCCTATAAAGCAAAGACTTGTTCTCCATGATAAGGTATTCTTTGAAAGTTTAGCAAAATGTTATTGAGCCATGTAAATTTTCCATATGGCGCCCATAAagtatttcttttctttgaaacaCTAACCAATTATTCTTTTCTACCACTCTTAATCACATGTACACAAtcatgaggattctttttttgtaACTACATGAGGATGTACATGTAGGAATGGAAAGAGAAAAATCCCCATTTCTCTTTTTTCCCCGTTCCCCATAGGATAGGCTTAGCCACGTTGAAGCAATTATAAATCTCATGAATCCAAAGGATAGGTTTTAAGGCATTTGATGGCAGCTACCAACAAATTTGGACACTTTGGACATGCAAAATTGGTTCTGCTTTTCAGCTTTCTGTTGGATATAGATCCTTTTCGTCTGTGTTTCTTCTGATCCGTCAAAAGCATGTCATCACTGTAAGTCAATTGGATCCTGAAGATTCAGGGCAGCAACAGAAGCCCGTTTGAGAATGACATAACCATGAAAGTTTCTAGCTCCAAGGTGAAGAAGAATTTGCGTGTTGATTTCCTTTTTTGCTGCTTGCCCTCTGGTTGATTATTATGTTTATGTTGACACCAAATAGCTTCAGCTTGGCCATctattttttaaagagaaatagAACAAGAAATTTTATAACAAGTAGTGCCTAAAATTGTACTAGTGCCTAAAATTATTCATAACTCTGTCCAAATTCAGTAACAAATAAAATGAtgtttctattaattttttcaaaaagaaacaaACCAATTAGGCTAGGTATGTTCTCGGCTAACACATTCACATACACATtgtaaccaatatatatatatatatatatatatatatatatatatatatatatatatatattcacttcaCATACACATTCATATCCAAGTGTTTATCgttcttaatttaaaataaaagttcagATGACCAACCTGTGCAAGTATAAGCTTGGCCACAACATAACCCAATAACAAAAAGCATAATAACCATCCAGTCAATTTGTTGCTtagaaaactaaagaaaaacCATTAAAACTACATCTGAACAGCATACTTCAACtattatatcattaatattattgatCATAATCTAAACTAATGGATGGTGTCATTCCCTTTCACCCCTTCACCAGATTTTTCATTTGCTTTAACCTCTCCCGCTTTAGCTAACtgttccttttcattctcttcagCCACGCTTTCTCTTCCTCCCTGGTCTTTTTCTTTGCTTCCTCTTCTTTGGTCTTCTTCTTGTTCTCCAAAAGAGACTCAAACAAACTCTTCAAGCAAGTCTCGGAATCTTCAAGAATTGACTTAGGCATTAGATTCTCAGCAACATCAGCAGTAACAACTTCTCAAGTAGTTCTTGGTTAGCACCTTGAAAGCCTCATAGCCGCAGTATGACATCTCTATGTGCTTGTCCATCCTCCCTCTCCTGATGAGAGCAGGATCAAGCTTCTCCACTAAATTTGTTGTGAAAATTACGATCCTCTCTCCCCCGCACACTGACCAACTCCCATCAGTAAAGTTCAACAACCCTGATAGAGTCACCTTGCTtgccttctcttcttcttcagcaTTCATAATAGGATTCTCTGGTTGCTCCTCatcctccttttcttttttcttcctctggCCAGTAAGATCAAAAGAGCAATCAATGTCTTCGATCACTATAATAGACTTGCTTCATGTTTCGATTAACAGCTTCCTCAGCTCAGTGTTTTTCTTCACTGCAGTGAGTTCAAGATGATACATATCATAGTTCATGAAATTAGCCATTGCAGCTATCATGCTGGACTTCCCAGTCCCTGGAGGGTCATATAGCAAGTACCCTCTCTTCCAAGCCTTCCCAACTTCAGCATAGTACTCTCCACCTGTCTTGAACTTAACAAGGTCGTTTAGGATCTCCTCCTTCTTCTTAGGGTCCATCGCGAGGGTCTCGAACTTCAAAGGGTGCTCAAAATTCACATGGCTCCACTTGGTGCATTTGTATCATACCAACCTTTGATGGAATTGTTGGTGTACAGCTTGAGTGTCCTGTTCTGAACTCTAATAGCCCTGCCTTCTTTCAACACATGTTGGATGTAAGAGCCTCTCTTCTTCCGAGTTGCTGTGCCATGAAATTGATTGTGTTCTTGGAAGTTTGTAATTTGCACTCCACCACACTTTGACTCCTTGGAACTCATCTATGATCTCTTGGTTGTCGTTCATGCTGAGGACTAGTGGTATCTGACTATCCTTCAACACCTCAGCTTTGAGCCTGTTGGCTGTTTGAGATGAGTTTGCAATAAGGTAGGTTCGGATATTAGTATATTATGCTTCACTGCTCTTGAGGCGTTCCCCTGAAAACTCGGAAGGAAATTTGTATATAAGGCCTATGAATTTTTGTATGTATTTTTTGACATAGGTACGAAGATGGTATGCGAAGAATTGCTCATACATTGCATACACAAACATTAAGTGAGCCAGGGTGAGaccatatttctttctttcttttgttgtgATCAATGAATTCATGGACTGTGGTATTTATAAAGAGTGGAGTGTTTTTGGTAATACTTGTTGCACACGGCATAGCACTGCCggttaaaaaggaaaatgtgtgatgtatgtgtaaaaaaaaaaaaccaaaatgttaattgagaaataaaaattgttatgtAATTCTTCTTTTGTTGTGATCAATGAATGGATGGACTGTGGTATTTATAAAGAGTGAATGGACCAGCAGTAGTAGAGTGTTTTTGGTAATTCTTGTTGCACACGGCACACCACTActgattaaaaaggaaaatatgtgGAAAATGTGACAtgtatgcataaaaaaaagttaattgagggataaaaattattatagaaaagttagttattaattattaaaataagtaaatggCTGAGATGCAATAAATAACCGTAGTTGAATGTGAAACCAAAGACACTGTAGTCAGTTTGTTAGCATTTTAGAAAAGTTAGGGCCAATATAAGCAGAATTTGTATTATATATGAGATATGAGATTATTCCTTAAAGACGTGATAAATAGGCCACTCCATCATGGCAGCTTCGCATCTGCGTGAGTCGTTCTCACTTGTCAGCATGCAGTTGAAGAAAATGTATAACTCCCTCTGTTTTTACTGATAACACTTTCAAACTTGTTTTCTCAATTCCTAAGGCTACACTCATCTGAATCCATTGATTCTTAAGTCTAACCCTAAGCTTTAAGACCCTATAAATCCATTTTTAAAGTCAAAATCAACCAATTCTCAGAGAGGATCACAATTTTCACAACAAACTTTGTGGGGAAACTTGACCCTGCTCTCATTAGGAGAGGGAGGATGGACAAGCACATAGAAATGTCATACTGTGGCTATGAGGCTTTCAAGGTGCTGGCCAAGAACTACTTGGATGTTGAGTAGCACACATTTTTTCTGTTATTGAGAAGTTGTTGGGGAAGATCAATATGACACCTGCTGATGTTGCTGAGAATCTGATGCCTAAGTCATTTGTAGAAGATTCTGAGACTTGCTTGAAGAATCTGGTTAAGTCTCTTGAGGAGGCCAAGAAGAAAGTTAAAGAGCAAGAGGTTAATGCTAATGGAAAATCTGGTGAAGGGCTGAAAGAGAATGGCACCGTCCATTAGTTAAGTTCAATAGTATCTCCTTGGTGAAATAATGTTTGTATTGTCTGCTGTTCAAATATAGTTTTAGACTTAGTGGCTTTCCTTGGCTTCTAAAGTAATAAATTGAATTTACGGTTATTATGACTTGTGAGAGATTAAAAAGTCATTTTATCgttattatttttcatccattttggatttggatttaCTAGCTAGAAAGCTGATACATGTTTGGTTGAAGCTAACTTATTTAGATGTTTGGATTTACAAAGCTTTTCTGAGGGAGGGATACAACTTATTTCCATGGGATTTGGGCATTAGGCTTTGAATATTGGTTCTTGCATTTTTTTGCATGCACATATTCATACAACATGGTTTGGTTGAAGCTAACCGTAATAAGATGAACAAttgtattaaataaaatgaattggaaaagatgcATCAGAGAAGCTttgttaaacaaattaaaagggCTTTTTTTTCGTTTGCCCTGATCACCACCAAAGGGGAAATCGAGCGAAAGTTTGCCAATATCAATGAGTCTTAAATCTCAGTTCATCCAATTCTTGGGAGTTTATTATATGGATTTGTTCAGTAATTTAGTAGTTAGGTTGATTGGTCATTATTAATCTCTGTAAGTTACAATGCTTTATATACAACTTCAAATATCAGCTAACTATTGAATAACAGAATGCCAATTAATTCTAAAAATGACTGTTAACTAAACCACTTAACAGCTAAACtattttgacatattatgtGTATTTATTTATCTACATGCATGCTTATAAAAGTGTGGATACGACTTGAGAGAGGCAGGACGAGTAGTAAGATATATGcttcaaacaaatatttaaatatgtgtaatgtaaaagattattttatataaataaaatttataataaataaatacttttgaaGATATTTACATTATATCGAAAACTcataataaataagtatttttaaatacaaattatattttagatttatatacATGTGTACTTTTCAAGCAGCTACAATTCGCTAGTGCTAATAAATTAGAAGCTTAGGCATCACTTGGTATCTTTAAAGGTATCAATAACACGCAATAACCAATACACAACTTTTATAGCAACATATATCAAACAGCGAGTGCCTTAAGAATCAAATACcaaattatatttgattctAGCACCAACTTCCATTCCCACCAACAAATCCATACAAGAACAAAGAGCTGTAGGTGTAAACACTTTAATTTCTACTCAGATTTGTGCTCACCAGCACCCCCTCCCATGAGTCCCATCCATAAGGACAAAATGTTATTATAAATCTGAGGATGCACAACTCACCAATGGGGGGTAGGTGTGTCAAAAGCATAGCTAAAATAATTAGGACATGCATCCTTAAATATCTACACACTTGGCTTGCCTTTCCATCATCAACCCAATGTAGATTTCTTCGTAGTCATCATTTACCAAATCTTCAATTAGTTTATCTTCAACAGATGAATCGCTTGAATCCATCTTAAGCAAATACTGCATAGTTATAGAGTTCTGAAAACTTGATAGATTTTTGCACAATTGTGATTTTATGAAAATGTTGTTACAATTAGacaatagagagagagagttatAACGATTAGTTTGTTACaacaactagttttttttttttaatgaaataacaaCTAGTTTCATATAATgctatattttttgtaaatgaaataatGACTAGTTTCATATAATGACTAGTCTTTTTTGTGTGTGAATGAAATAACGactaattttgaataataactagtttcataataaaaatgacataattaaaacttcataattaataaaaatgacataattaaaaattacataattgaaacctaaataattaataaaagttaCAATAACCAACATAATTCACCAGTCATATCAACAATATCTCTGTAGAGGATTTGCATGTCGATCTCTTTGTTCCTCACCGtgatccttttattttcaccttgttgatttcatgcttGGCACATGCAAGattttctaatgtttttgttttggttttgattATCTCTTCCATACCTGTGAGATAAAGAAATTTTGAAGATTTTGTCTTTGATTTTGCTTTTGTGGCCCTCTTTGTAGCTTTTGTCCCTATTGGATGATCCATGGTAGGTGATGTTGGCTCGTAACTTGACAACTTATTCAGATTAGGAGAGGATGAGTATGCTCTAGGAGcaaaaatctttttttctcttactaGATTCTTCAAATTGTACCAACCATTTAGGTTGCTTCCTCATTACATACcatacatattctaatttgaAACTTGTCTTTTTATCTTGCATATAAATTGCATGTGCATCTCTCATGATGTTAGACTCGGAGTTACCACTCTTATTTCTTTGACAGACATGTTTGTAGCCCGCAAAAAATTTGCGACAGCTTCTGTTGTTCCTTTGCCATCGATATTTTAGTTGTGACACTTCTTTTGGCTCCAAATGTTACtcacaaaaattattataatttttactgaaaaagttatcttttttttgtttacccCCACAATCGGattcttggaaacatttagtcATGCGTCGGTGAGAAATGCTTCTTCCTGAAAAAGTTATCTTCCTTTGCAAAGAAGTattatctttgttttgtttcaaaAGCTTCTTTTGGCTATCCTCCTTCTCCTTCATTGATCACATTATTATCCAACTTAACTTGGGTGCAAAATGCTGGAATTTGAAACTCAGACGCAAAGTATTCATTGGTTGCCACTAGTATCCATTGAAGACCTTTGGTCCATGAAAAGTGATTGAAACATATAAAATTGACATGAATTAAATGGGAGATACTAAAAATTAGTCATGTTAGGATTATTTTGTGGGTtggataaatttgaaaaattttgttgatTATTTGACCTTAAATTTAACTCCGGACTCATATGAAATGAATTTTGGTTTGGAtccattaaataaaaacaaataaaaatataagtggGGAATTTTTTGAGAATAAAAACTAGATAAATTTGAGAGGTTTTGATCGTGTAAATATTGAATTACAGTTTatttatattgtaaaaaaatatattcaatgcCAACAATATTTTTgcactaattaatattaatttagccGTTGAAATGAAATAGCATTATAATAatacttgttttgttttaattttacggGCAAAGTAACGTTGCTTCACGAAACCACTGTTGCCGTCGAAACACTCATCTGAATGTTGCAATATCAGGAGTTGCTATCCGATCACATTGCTTCCGAAGCAGTCCGTTGTGGAAGATCTTAAGCTGAAACAACTCTACACAGCTTATCCATGTTTGAAAAtggattattaattaaataaaatccaACATAATGAAGAAACAGATTAAGGAAAAGGCCCAAATCGATAAGGACCCGGCCCATTCTTCTCCCTCCTTTCAATTCTAGGGTTTCTGAGTTCTAGATAGTTCACCGTTCCAACTCCGCTTGTTTATAAATACGCGCAGCAAGTGTTACTCTCCCTTTGTGTCTATCTTGCGCCTCTTCCATCTGCATCAAAGGATTTTGCCTACTTTGTTGTTCTATTTCCCTTCGGTTCGATTAGGTTCTCTCTTTTTCTGAATCTTCGCTTTCTTCTTcgttgttttttctttgttataTCGATCATATGATGAGAAAAAAACTGCAACAATATGATTGGATTCGTTCCATGATTCCTAGTATTTAAGTCTCTGATGATTAGTTCTGCTCTCCCTCTTCTTTTGatgtttgaaattaatttacaatttctttccgttttcattttttgaatttgttttcgATTTTTTGGGTTAGAGAGTTTGATTAGAAAAAATAGCGAAGAGAGATGATGATTATTACATTGGTCCGTGTTTCTGAATCACCGTGACCGACAACCCTTACCAATTTCTGATCTCCAATcgcagataattttttttaatatttaatttttaaatttcttaattttagctTAATTTTTGCGTGGCTTTGGCTCAGTGATTTTCTGCCATTGTTGCAGTATACGCTATTCCGACTCAATATGTGAGTAGAGATATCATCATAGATGAGAGCCTCTGCCACGAAGGTTGTACTCAGTTAGATATTTTCCATTGGAAATTAGGCTcgaatttgtttgattgtgttaggtttagatttttgtgttgtgGTTCTGCGGTGACGAATTAGAATCAAATTCACATGTCAGACTTCAGAGATTTTCAAATCAATGAGAATATCAATTCTGTTACTGAGCAGAATTTACAACTTATTTATTATTGGGCTtgtgattttttaaatgtagTAGTTATATTTTGTATTGACGGGAGGTCTCTTAGAAGGAGTCTCATGCTTTTTATTGAGAGCAAACTTATTATTTGTGTTTGCATATTTCTCAAGTAACCGTCATAAATCAATGCTCAAGGTGTCGACGGCGCCTCCCTCATGGGTGGCATCTCCGCCGGTGCAGTCTCATATTCCATCGCCTTATGGAGCGGCGTCGCCGCCTTTACCATTTGGGACTGGCCATGAGACGAACATtacattccttttttttttgtagcttTTAGAAACAAAGTTTTGAACTTGTTCTCcaatttgaaaatttgtttaacttatttgtttttttagttaatgTAATGAATGTTAATGGCTAGGGGAGTTCGTGCTAAGAAAATATTTTggcatttatttttcataatcatTTTGAATGAGTTCATTATTTTGCTAAGGTTTTCATGCTCTTAATAACAAGAACAACAGCTTCTTCCTCTTGAGGCAAAGTAATCACTGGAAATTTAGAGGAACTGCATTTCACGAAATGTTCACTGTGGTCTCATGCAAAACatgctttgttttgttttagctAATGTTTCTGTAAGAAAAAGACGAGTGAAAGACAATAGGGCATGATATGGATTCC
This region includes:
- the LOC114381781 gene encoding uncharacterized protein LOC114381781, yielding MVQIARRKKGRPSKADLARRSGESPAAASQSDPRRSLRRRSVRYNIIDYDGDYLDDDEEDERRRKKKKLKLMAKLNQDGEEEEEEEREEEEEIEPTSPSRTRAEPVEEYGDDEKEENENEQEEENEEDEDAVVKGRKVESKGLHSVSVSAPVILQSGTPLPDRRTLELILDKLQKKDTYGVFADPVDPEELPDYHDVIEHPMDFATVRKKLGNGSYTTLEQFEIDVFLICSNAMQYNAPETIYHKQARSIQELGQKKFEKLRIGFERSQIELKSEQKAGSNYLVKKQPKKPLAHASQEPVGSDFSSGATLATIADVQPTSHLMQGGRCERSGNIDGILEANAFWIDANQEKAEDVLSGKGLLSKWGRKSFVLDESRRASYNMSNQPIVRSDSIFMTFESKMKHLVTVGLHAEYSYASSLARFGASLGPIAWKIASHRIQQALPAGCKFGRGWVGEYEPLPTPILKVNNCAQKETSLVMKFPSSTELPNSNQNCKNVKSSIEHPLNGQMLEGKHPSMPDFKGKPFFGSAGVKLSAPVNILNQEQNAQSRKSGKSEKKGLKQVELNSLTSSNQNNNGLVAKFTSNAPAVESKPREMVPRNMFKQPDTNGIVSGELPNGKVTNTSLNIQVTGSSPESTSHQSSRAAPAVVHGQEQGLSDPVQLMRMFAERAQKQHTSSNHLLVDTPPVTLSGPSGQRNELGNASAAAAHAWMSVGAGGFKQGPNNSSSPKNQISADSLYNSTRELHQHISRIRGEFPSGGMPFQPFQAVAPQPIHTGAVSQFPNRPMVFPQLASADQSRFQMQSPWRGLSPHSQPRQKQETLPPDLNIDFESPGSPVKQSSGVLVDSQQPDLALQL